In one Lachnospiraceae bacterium GAM79 genomic region, the following are encoded:
- the cas7i gene encoding type I-B CRISPR-associated protein Cas7/Cst2/DevR, which produces MIRNGLTLTMVFLAESANYGEGVGNITTLKKLSRGTYEQYSYISRQALRYNIIQQLGWDTTPVDGKSGVVQFAPTANIKDYPEIDFFGYMKTSAKGEDKKGGADTRSAVVRLSNAVSLEPYQSDLEFLTNIGLARRQDLDNAIAQSEIQKSFYSYTITIDLDRIGVDGDLEISAEEKADRVKKFLDTIQYLYRDIKGRRENLSPVFAIGGRYIRKNPFFENRVSLENGAINTKMLGEIIESDEDIKNNTSVGVVTGIFQNDAELKDTLNTKTVADVFKQLKKEVDEYYGASN; this is translated from the coding sequence ATGATTAGGAATGGTTTAACACTTACAATGGTATTTCTTGCAGAAAGTGCAAATTATGGAGAGGGCGTAGGTAATATTACTACACTCAAAAAATTATCACGAGGAACATATGAGCAATATTCTTATATATCAAGACAGGCATTGAGATACAATATTATTCAGCAGTTAGGATGGGATACAACACCTGTTGATGGAAAGAGTGGAGTCGTTCAGTTTGCACCAACTGCTAATATAAAAGATTATCCGGAAATTGACTTTTTTGGTTATATGAAGACCAGTGCAAAAGGAGAGGATAAAAAAGGCGGAGCTGATACCAGAAGTGCAGTTGTTCGACTGAGTAATGCGGTATCATTAGAGCCTTATCAGAGCGATTTGGAATTTTTAACCAATATTGGATTGGCAAGACGCCAGGATCTTGATAATGCGATCGCACAGAGTGAGATACAGAAGTCATTCTACTCATATACGATCACTATAGATCTTGATCGTATTGGTGTGGATGGAGATCTTGAGATATCTGCAGAAGAAAAAGCAGATCGAGTAAAAAAATTTCTTGATACGATCCAGTATTTATATCGTGATATAAAGGGAAGAAGAGAGAACCTTAGTCCTGTATTTGCAATCGGTGGTCGATATATAAGAAAAAATCCGTTCTTTGAAAATAGAGTATCTTTGGAAAATGGAGCCATAAACACGAAGATGCTTGGAGAGATTATTGAAAGTGATGAGGATATAAAGAACAATACCAGTGTTGGAGTTGTGACAGGTATTTTCCAGAATGATGCAGAATTAAAAGATACATTGAACACAAAGACAGTTGCAGATGTATTTAAACAGTTGAAAAAGGAAGTTGATGAATATTATGGAGCGAGCAATTAG
- a CDS encoding nucleoside recognition protein, with amino-acid sequence MINLIWAAMILVGIITALLTGHMEDVNTGIIDAGSDAVSLCITMLGIVTMWCGIMKIAERTGLMKKWSSKMSPVMRFLFPRLSPEHPAYEYMCTNIIANIVGLGWAATPPALKAMQELAKDNKGSKSASREMCVFLILNISSLQLIPVNIIAYRATYGSEHPTAIILPGIIATVCSTAVAVLLAVIINKRGK; translated from the coding sequence ATGATTAATCTGATCTGGGCTGCCATGATCTTAGTCGGTATTATCACCGCACTTCTGACCGGGCATATGGAAGATGTGAATACCGGTATCATTGATGCCGGGAGTGACGCCGTTTCACTCTGTATCACCATGCTAGGAATTGTTACGATGTGGTGTGGGATTATGAAGATCGCAGAACGCACCGGTCTGATGAAAAAATGGTCATCGAAAATGTCCCCTGTCATGAGATTCTTGTTTCCGAGACTTTCCCCGGAGCATCCGGCATATGAATATATGTGTACGAACATCATTGCAAATATTGTAGGGCTTGGGTGGGCTGCAACACCGCCGGCACTAAAGGCGATGCAGGAGCTGGCTAAGGACAACAAGGGAAGTAAATCTGCCAGTCGAGAAATGTGCGTCTTCCTGATCCTGAATATTTCTTCGCTGCAACTGATCCCGGTAAATATCATTGCCTATCGTGCAACCTACGGTTCTGAACATCCTACCGCCATTATCCTGCCCGGCATCATCGCAACCGTCTGCTCCACCGCCGTCGCCGTCCTGCTGGCCGTCATTATAAACAAACGAGGGAAATGA
- a CDS encoding flavin reductase gives MDKKAIYNLSYGVFMLSTRSGEKVNGCITNTCMQVAGNPVRVAISVLNTNYTCDLLKESGIFALSILDQTCSFATIKHFGFQSGRDVDKFADLQMPKDCNDIPYMGWNACAVISGKVVEQHDLGTHTLFIAEVVDAKLINENAPLTYADYQTKVKPKAEPKAQDKKIVGWRCRICNYVYEGSELPADFTCPICGHGVEDFEPVYEA, from the coding sequence ATGGACAAAAAAGCAATCTATAATTTATCCTATGGTGTATTCATGTTATCCACCAGATCGGGGGAGAAGGTAAACGGCTGCATCACAAATACATGTATGCAGGTAGCAGGCAATCCGGTTCGGGTTGCGATATCTGTATTAAACACGAATTATACATGCGACCTGTTGAAAGAGAGTGGGATATTTGCTTTGAGTATTCTGGATCAGACCTGCTCATTTGCGACGATAAAACATTTCGGGTTCCAGTCCGGCAGAGATGTGGATAAATTCGCAGATCTGCAAATGCCAAAGGACTGCAATGACATACCGTATATGGGATGGAATGCCTGTGCCGTGATCAGCGGAAAAGTAGTAGAACAGCACGACCTTGGCACACATACGTTATTTATCGCAGAAGTCGTAGATGCCAAGCTGATCAATGAAAATGCACCGCTGACTTATGCGGATTATCAGACAAAGGTAAAACCAAAAGCAGAACCGAAAGCCCAGGACAAGAAGATCGTAGGCTGGCGCTGTCGTATCTGTAATTATGTATATGAAGGAAGCGAGCTGCCGGCAGATTTCACCTGCCCGATATGTGGACATGGAGTAGAGGATTTTGAGCCGGTGTATGAGGCGTAA
- a CDS encoding manganese catalase family protein, which produces MWIYEKRLQFPVNIKETNAQLAQAIISQYGGPDGEMGASMRYLSQRYAMPDNKVKAILTDIGTEELGHLEIVATIIYQLTCRLSIEEIKASGFDKYYIDHTLGIWPQAAGGIPFNACEFQSKGDPITDLFEDMAAEQKARSTYDNILRLCKDYPDVYEPIKFLREREVAHFQRFGESLGIVREKMDTKNFYAFNSAFDTSAPCVEKCGK; this is translated from the coding sequence ATGTGGATCTATGAAAAAAGATTACAGTTTCCGGTAAATATCAAAGAGACAAATGCGCAGCTTGCGCAGGCGATAATCTCACAATACGGCGGACCGGATGGTGAAATGGGTGCATCTATGCGATACCTGTCCCAGCGTTATGCGATGCCGGACAATAAGGTGAAAGCAATTCTTACCGATATCGGTACAGAGGAGCTGGGACATCTGGAGATCGTTGCCACGATCATTTACCAGCTTACCTGCCGGTTATCGATCGAGGAGATTAAGGCATCGGGATTTGACAAATATTACATCGATCACACCTTAGGAATCTGGCCGCAGGCAGCAGGCGGCATTCCATTTAACGCCTGCGAATTCCAGAGCAAGGGTGATCCGATCACGGATCTTTTCGAAGATATGGCAGCAGAGCAGAAAGCCCGGTCGACTTATGACAATATCCTGCGTCTCTGCAAAGACTATCCGGATGTATATGAGCCGATCAAATTCCTTCGCGAACGTGAGGTCGCACATTTCCAGCGCTTCGGTGAAAGCCTTGGCATTGTCCGCGAAAAGATGGATACAAAGAACTTCTATGCATTTAACTCAGCATTTGATACAAGTGCTCCATGCGTGGAGAAATGTGGGAAGTAA
- a CDS encoding type II toxin-antitoxin system prevent-host-death family antitoxin codes for MIQIRPVSDLRNKFPEIETIVNSGKPVYLTKNGYGAMVVLSMEEYANLTENVEMKLDEADRQAKATDKRLSHEEVFSKARSVMNAR; via the coding sequence ATGATACAGATTAGACCGGTTTCAGATCTTAGAAATAAGTTCCCTGAAATTGAAACAATTGTGAATAGTGGAAAGCCTGTATATTTAACGAAAAATGGATATGGGGCGATGGTTGTTTTAAGTATGGAAGAGTATGCGAATCTTACAGAGAATGTTGAAATGAAACTTGATGAAGCTGACAGACAGGCAAAAGCGACAGATAAAAGACTTTCACATGAAGAAGTATTTAGCAAAGCAAGGAGTGTGATGAATGCAAGATAA
- a CDS encoding spore maturation protein, with protein sequence MLTTISNSIIPLVIFAVVLYGCIKKTNVYEDFIDGAFDGMKIVVELVPTLIGLFVAVRILNDSGALDLITKVLKPIASLIHTPDCVIPVIITKLFSSGSATSLMLNIFNDYGPDSREGLTAAIILSCTESLFYTMSVYLMAAKVRKSRYIIPCALLSLGAGIVVSILLANMLVS encoded by the coding sequence ATGCTGACAACAATCTCAAACAGTATCATCCCACTGGTCATATTTGCTGTTGTGTTATATGGCTGTATCAAAAAGACGAATGTCTATGAAGATTTTATTGACGGGGCATTTGACGGAATGAAGATAGTAGTCGAATTGGTTCCAACATTGATCGGTCTATTTGTGGCTGTACGAATCCTGAATGATTCCGGTGCGCTTGACCTGATCACAAAGGTTCTGAAACCGATTGCCTCTCTCATACATACCCCAGATTGTGTGATCCCCGTCATCATAACGAAGCTGTTCTCCTCCGGGTCTGCCACCAGTCTGATGCTTAACATTTTTAATGACTATGGACCTGATTCCAGAGAAGGACTCACCGCTGCCATTATCCTTAGCTGTACGGAGTCTTTATTCTATACGATGTCTGTATATCTGATGGCTGCCAAAGTCCGCAAATCCCGATATATCATCCCATGTGCCCTGTTATCTCTCGGTGCAGGGATCGTTGTAAGTATCCTGCTGGCAAATATGTTAGTGTCCTAG
- a CDS encoding metallophosphoesterase, with protein MGAIQFIHISDVNIGRKADKLLFGQTCEKDGITTLKQVVSDAGKLQADFVFITGDLFDHPATEEDLAWIDEIFLPLDKTAVIYCQGDHDYMKSDGVLANYSFRSNIYVAGCSEYRNPVPAGSAIYGVKHENATAMIDVIRFPKKNAVLYCAGYYSAGAQMAVLDELTPADDEMTNILLAHAGNHGAIPIDYPTIRKAGFDYIGLGHEASYKNMYNGRICYPGVLEPDNNRETGPHGYVQGKLSDGVVSVRLVPASQKEYKTIRYPVSNYMSDEELADELHRIIAREGEKNIYSIYLVRPEKCEKSFHLQEALATYRIAALSGEVYQREDYDEYRKANRGNAFGRLLDKLDADSPIREDGAKLAVDLVIERSKIYTRSSRKMNDRLYEETIRVVIENLKQDMDKLRTSKDIQAYEQAKERLAESPDVLERLNEAWAMERKNKLELLTARNNQAQIVPRHRSKWIRTGIRAAIVPFVIFCIMALFLMPRAYIQMSERMNGTDVVRFLVTSILAIVLCFVIGYVFARLIDQNKADGIRKERADAERLERELAAKGEQLHEVRTGYQLQDTKRREIQSDVNAREDLVAQTIYKLQVMEEAMRTLE; from the coding sequence ATGGGAGCAATTCAGTTTATCCATATCAGTGATGTGAATATCGGACGAAAAGCAGACAAATTACTGTTCGGACAGACCTGTGAAAAGGACGGGATAACGACCTTGAAACAGGTTGTTTCTGATGCAGGAAAATTACAGGCTGATTTTGTATTTATCACAGGGGATCTCTTTGACCATCCGGCAACAGAAGAAGATCTTGCGTGGATTGATGAGATATTTCTGCCGCTTGATAAGACGGCGGTCATTTATTGTCAGGGAGATCATGATTACATGAAATCAGATGGGGTGCTTGCAAACTATTCTTTCCGGTCAAATATTTATGTGGCAGGCTGCAGCGAGTATCGGAATCCGGTTCCGGCAGGCTCTGCAATATATGGAGTAAAGCATGAAAACGCAACTGCCATGATCGATGTTATTCGGTTCCCGAAAAAAAATGCGGTACTTTATTGTGCCGGCTATTATAGTGCCGGAGCGCAGATGGCAGTTTTAGATGAACTGACACCGGCGGATGATGAGATGACAAATATCCTGCTGGCTCATGCCGGAAATCATGGCGCGATACCGATCGATTATCCGACGATCCGGAAAGCAGGATTTGATTATATCGGATTAGGACATGAAGCTTCCTATAAGAATATGTACAATGGCAGGATTTGTTATCCGGGTGTATTGGAACCGGACAATAACAGGGAGACCGGACCGCATGGCTATGTGCAGGGAAAGTTATCAGATGGCGTGGTATCGGTACGGCTTGTGCCTGCATCACAAAAGGAATATAAGACGATACGCTATCCGGTCAGTAATTATATGTCAGATGAAGAACTGGCAGATGAATTGCATCGTATCATTGCAAGAGAAGGAGAAAAAAACATTTATTCGATCTACCTGGTACGACCGGAAAAATGTGAGAAGTCCTTTCATTTGCAGGAGGCACTGGCCACTTACCGGATTGCCGCGCTGAGCGGAGAAGTGTATCAGCGTGAGGATTATGATGAATACAGAAAAGCAAACCGAGGAAATGCATTTGGACGATTGCTTGATAAACTGGATGCCGACTCTCCAATCCGGGAGGATGGGGCGAAGCTGGCAGTTGACCTCGTTATAGAACGATCAAAGATATACACCAGAAGCAGCCGGAAAATGAATGACCGGCTTTATGAGGAAACGATCCGGGTAGTGATTGAGAATCTGAAACAGGATATGGATAAACTCCGTACCTCAAAGGATATTCAGGCATATGAACAGGCAAAGGAACGGCTGGCAGAAAGTCCGGATGTACTGGAACGCTTAAATGAAGCATGGGCAATGGAACGGAAGAACAAACTGGAGCTTCTGACTGCCCGGAACAATCAGGCGCAGATCGTACCAAGACACAGAAGCAAATGGATACGAACCGGTATCCGTGCCGCGATTGTTCCATTTGTCATATTCTGTATTATGGCATTATTCCTGATGCCACGGGCGTACATTCAAATGTCAGAGCGTATGAATGGTACAGATGTGGTTCGTTTTCTGGTCACATCAATACTTGCGATCGTGCTCTGCTTTGTGATCGGTTATGTATTTGCAAGGCTGATCGATCAGAACAAGGCAGACGGAATACGAAAAGAACGTGCAGATGCAGAACGGCTTGAACGCGAGCTGGCTGCAAAAGGCGAGCAGCTTCATGAAGTCAGAACCGGATATCAGTTACAGGATACAAAGCGGCGGGAGATCCAGTCGGATGTGAATGCCAGAGAAGATCTTGTGGCGCAGACGATCTATAAGCTTCAGGTGATGGAAGAAGCGATGCGGACGTTAGAATAA
- a CDS encoding type II toxin-antitoxin system RelE/ParE family toxin: MQDKIYKLRYLPLFEQDLLDTVTYISKVLKNEEAAMRLINDVETAILARLNNPVAFEPYHSRKKREYPYCRIYIRNYVIYYVVIDDVMEVRRLLYGARNIENLLN, translated from the coding sequence ATGCAAGATAAAATCTACAAGTTAAGATATTTGCCACTTTTTGAACAGGATTTGCTGGATACAGTGACTTATATTTCGAAGGTTTTAAAAAATGAAGAAGCGGCAATGCGACTGATAAATGATGTTGAAACAGCAATATTAGCCAGATTAAACAATCCGGTAGCGTTTGAACCATATCATTCCAGAAAAAAACGTGAATATCCATATTGCCGGATCTATATAAGAAATTATGTGATTTATTATGTGGTAATTGATGATGTTATGGAAGTACGACGGTTATTGTATGGTGCAAGAAATATAGAAAATTTGTTAAATTAA
- a CDS encoding spore coat associated protein CotJA — protein sequence MEQYRNCNRNGGRYPAQPNLMMQYANNRNASSCNGNRQGTGGCSFRQDHCETTRKDVETCGRFSPHPIGMAYVPSQEFGELYDAKKGLREGTMFPDLNLIFCGVRGK from the coding sequence TTGGAACAGTATAGAAACTGCAACAGAAATGGCGGCAGATATCCTGCTCAGCCAAATCTCATGATGCAATATGCAAATAACCGCAATGCCTCTTCCTGCAATGGAAACCGTCAGGGCACAGGCGGCTGTTCTTTCAGACAGGATCATTGCGAAACAACAAGAAAGGATGTAGAGACCTGTGGCAGATTCAGTCCGCATCCGATTGGTATGGCGTATGTGCCAAGTCAGGAATTTGGGGAACTCTATGATGCGAAAAAGGGTCTGCGCGAAGGAACCATGTTCCCAGATCTGAATCTGATCTTTTGTGGTGTAAGGGGGAAATAG
- the cas6 gene encoding CRISPR-associated endoribonuclease Cas6 — translation MYQIKLRFKLEFPFLPKEMDRLFTSFLKAATKNISEDLYQRLYDKSRSIMKAFTYSYYLPGAKFTDDKILLDKNEFMVFFTDADDKEFLYLFNAFQTMKFRHYSMNKNSMQLISVYIQNINDIIDDEIIIKMQSPLLARYHDNDTNSDSYYTFDKDEFSDVVKENVKIFIQRMNIPVETDDFSIQAIKGKKVIIPVFGRNTDASLGIFKLKGSVALLNVLQRSGIGVRRSTGNGKFEVLG, via the coding sequence ATGTATCAGATTAAACTGCGTTTTAAATTGGAATTTCCTTTTCTTCCGAAGGAGATGGATCGTTTGTTTACAAGTTTTTTAAAGGCTGCGACGAAGAATATTTCCGAAGATTTGTATCAGCGTTTATATGATAAGAGCAGATCAATCATGAAGGCGTTTACATATTCGTATTATCTTCCCGGTGCTAAGTTTACAGACGATAAGATACTTCTTGATAAGAACGAATTCATGGTGTTTTTTACAGATGCTGATGATAAGGAATTTTTATATTTGTTTAATGCGTTTCAGACTATGAAATTTCGGCATTATTCGATGAACAAGAATTCCATGCAATTAATATCTGTGTATATTCAGAATATAAATGATATCATAGATGATGAAATCATCATAAAAATGCAGAGCCCATTACTGGCAAGATACCATGATAATGATACCAATTCAGACAGTTATTATACGTTTGATAAGGATGAGTTTTCAGACGTTGTGAAAGAGAATGTTAAGATCTTTATTCAAAGAATGAATATTCCGGTTGAGACAGATGATTTTTCTATTCAGGCGATCAAAGGGAAAAAGGTTATAATACCAGTGTTTGGAAGAAATACAGATGCTTCGCTTGGTATTTTCAAATTAAAAGGCTCTGTTGCTTTATTAAATGTTCTGCAGAGATCCGGAATTGGAGTACGCAGGTCGACAGGAAATGGAAAGTTTGAAGTATTAGGTTAG
- a CDS encoding spore coat protein CotJB gives MNNMNKQQLFAFITEVSFALDDISLYLDTHPECPKALAAYSNYKAMRQQAVREYTTAYGPLNRYQVNDDNYFDWVDKPWPWERECGC, from the coding sequence ATGAATAATATGAACAAACAGCAGCTCTTTGCCTTTATAACAGAAGTGTCCTTCGCGTTGGATGACATTTCCCTGTATCTGGACACTCACCCGGAATGTCCGAAGGCACTGGCAGCATACAGCAATTATAAAGCAATGCGGCAGCAGGCAGTCCGCGAATACACGACCGCCTATGGTCCATTGAACCGATATCAGGTAAATGACGACAATTATTTTGACTGGGTTGACAAACCTTGGCCATGGGAAAGGGAGTGTGGTTGTTAA
- the cas8a1 gene encoding type I-B CRISPR-associated protein Cas8b1/Cst1, with protein MGRIYIPMGDFLKNAGIVGMHYILDEIAAASEDLDYGYTEDNQQLWLDTDFCQETDWTDLYFRGITTYYRSHSVYQTILDKIKNLLAVLDLPEWDGKKWKDDIKFINDKLLSNSYKSGIASIKDEVDTTEAYEMLKAVKLKESMEPELLRDRLVQLHEFLIQPICAETLIMKSAIYNYINRFWDGKCFLLRANAAKNMREVFENDFSEPFRTYIAIDQKKAKEICIDCSAMIDSKTKVSLAFMKDQADDLARKQSAFWNCKVDAFLCPVCAFVYALSPLGFYLMGNRFLFINTDQNIQELLEVNRKDGIMQDVEREDGERYTSWISRTLNLLLKMKTEELGNIQIITRGRDESERYTFDIINKNILAILNDEKVRAGLDVLSKYPYIKKGTEYINIHETVILNILRYRNQYPLLNILLRQSMDVKTYLVDAYWVYDIQIRVSLLKKDNEDKNKIGGAIVNRYKVRECGYELRNKLLAAKGTSDDSRIRGTVYRLLNAVAVGDVSHFMEIIMRIYCSVNLTVPDAFIECLDNREKFREYGYAFLMGLEGSHYEKKEEKVND; from the coding sequence TTGGGTAGAATCTATATACCAATGGGTGATTTTCTGAAAAATGCGGGAATCGTAGGTATGCATTATATACTGGACGAAATTGCTGCTGCATCGGAAGATTTGGATTATGGCTATACGGAAGATAATCAGCAATTATGGCTTGATACAGATTTCTGTCAGGAAACGGACTGGACGGATTTATACTTTCGTGGGATCACGACATATTACAGGTCACATAGTGTATATCAAACAATATTGGATAAGATTAAGAATTTGTTAGCTGTACTGGATTTGCCGGAATGGGATGGTAAAAAGTGGAAAGATGATATCAAATTCATTAACGATAAACTTTTGTCTAACAGTTATAAATCGGGCATTGCCAGTATAAAGGATGAGGTTGATACCACAGAAGCATATGAGATGCTTAAGGCGGTAAAACTGAAAGAATCTATGGAACCGGAACTGTTGCGGGATCGATTGGTTCAGTTACATGAATTTCTTATTCAGCCCATTTGTGCAGAAACCTTGATCATGAAGAGTGCCATATATAATTACATCAATCGTTTCTGGGATGGAAAATGTTTTCTATTACGTGCAAATGCAGCGAAAAATATGCGAGAGGTTTTTGAAAATGATTTTTCAGAACCATTTCGGACTTATATAGCAATTGATCAAAAGAAGGCAAAGGAGATATGCATTGATTGTAGTGCAATGATTGATTCGAAGACGAAAGTATCACTTGCATTTATGAAGGATCAGGCAGATGATCTGGCAAGAAAACAATCAGCTTTCTGGAATTGTAAAGTAGATGCTTTCTTATGTCCGGTGTGTGCATTTGTATATGCATTATCTCCTCTTGGTTTTTATCTGATGGGAAATCGATTCCTGTTTATTAATACGGATCAGAACATTCAGGAATTATTAGAGGTAAATCGTAAGGATGGCATTATGCAGGATGTGGAAAGAGAAGATGGAGAACGATATACTTCATGGATTTCCAGAACATTGAATCTGTTATTGAAGATGAAGACGGAAGAACTAGGTAATATTCAGATCATAACCAGAGGCAGGGATGAAAGCGAACGTTATACATTTGATATTATCAATAAAAATATCCTTGCAATATTAAATGATGAGAAAGTAAGGGCTGGACTTGATGTATTAAGTAAATACCCATATATAAAAAAGGGGACTGAATACATAAATATACATGAAACAGTTATATTGAATATTCTTCGGTATAGAAATCAATATCCATTATTAAATATCTTGTTAAGGCAGTCTATGGATGTAAAGACATATTTGGTAGATGCTTATTGGGTATATGATATTCAGATTCGTGTAAGTTTATTGAAGAAAGATAATGAAGATAAGAATAAGATAGGAGGTGCAATAGTGAATCGATACAAAGTTAGAGAGTGTGGATATGAATTAAGAAATAAACTGTTAGCAGCGAAAGGCACAAGTGATGATTCAAGAATCAGAGGTACGGTATATCGATTACTGAATGCAGTTGCAGTTGGAGATGTTTCCCATTTTATGGAAATTATAATGCGTATCTATTGTTCTGTAAATCTGACAGTTCCGGATGCATTCATAGAGTGTCTGGATAATCGGGAGAAGTTTAGAGAGTATGGATATGCATTCCTTATGGGATTAGAAGGAAGTCATTATGAAAAAAAGGAGGAAAAGGTTAATGATTAG
- a CDS encoding pyridoxamine 5'-phosphate oxidase family protein yields the protein MERVAKFLKDAETYYLATVEGDQPRVRPFGTAHIFEGKLYIQTGKVKEVSKQIHVNPKVEICAFMNGEWLRVAGELVEDDRREARQSMLDAYPSLQKMYSADDGNTEVFYFKNATATFSSFTHEPEVVKF from the coding sequence ATGGAACGAGTAGCAAAATTTTTAAAGGACGCAGAAACTTATTATTTAGCAACTGTAGAGGGTGACCAGCCAAGAGTCAGACCATTTGGAACTGCCCATATTTTTGAAGGCAAGTTATACATACAGACAGGCAAAGTAAAAGAAGTATCAAAGCAGATCCATGTAAATCCGAAGGTTGAGATCTGTGCTTTTATGAATGGAGAATGGCTTCGTGTAGCAGGAGAACTGGTGGAAGATGACCGCAGAGAAGCAAGACAGTCTATGCTGGATGCATACCCTTCATTACAGAAGATGTATTCCGCAGATGATGGTAACACCGAGGTATTTTATTTTAAGAATGCAACAGCAACTTTTTCATCATTTACACACGAACCGGAAGTTGTGAAGTTTTAA